A region of Toxorhynchites rutilus septentrionalis strain SRP chromosome 1, ASM2978413v1, whole genome shotgun sequence DNA encodes the following proteins:
- the LOC129762285 gene encoding oocyte zinc finger protein XlCOF6-like isoform X8 translates to MKENRCSSEMAIVRNNLEQCSFCFDVRNGEFQHALVPTHLPQQKLEIVLQKFSGFTSQLSSYPTCDKCRQEFISLHNVPESCFQIIPSAEPTDIKMEPELMIDDHKPWGNDNVDETEPTADFGPIEQETKIQIKEENGELFFINEMDEQDDNASTAEKSFRCEKCEKPFRTKIGLQEHLRIHTGECPYSCPHCPKTFKDRTGLQMHLRIHTDERPFPCPYCSKASKTSAALQTHIRTHTGELPFSCPHCPRTFNQGSALRLHIRTHSDERAFPCPHCPKAFKIASTLRLHIRTHTGELPFSCPYCPKTFRQRSGLNVHIRNHTGELPFSCPYCPKTFRQRPGLKVHIRNHTDERPYPCPHCPKACKTSSALQDHIRTHTGELPYSCPNCPKMFKQDSALKMHIRTHTDERPYTCPHCPKAFKTSSTLQGHIRTHTDERPYSCLHCSKAFRAASALQVHIRTHTGERPYPCPHCSKAFRQPSALQRHIRKHSDERSYSCPHCSKVCKNNRSLQRHILSHTK, encoded by the exons ATGAAAGAAAATCGCTGCAGCAGTGAGATGGCGATTGTTAGAAACAATTT AGAACAATGCAGCTTCTGCTTTGATGTGCGCAACGGGGAATTTCAACACGCACTGGTCCCCACTCACCTTCCACAGCAGAAGCTAGAGATTGTGCTGCAGAAATTTAGCGGTTTCACTTCCCAGTTAAGCAGCTATCCTACGTGCGACAAATGCCGTCAAGAATTCATAAGCCTCCATAACGTTCCCGAGAGCTGCTTCCAAATTATTCCCAGCGCCGAACCGACTGACATTAAGATGGAACCAGAGTTAATGATTGATGATCACAAGCCGTGGGGAAATGATAACGTTGATGAGACAGAGCCAACAGCGGACTTTGGGCCTATCGAACAGGAAACCAAAATTCAAATCAAGGAAGAAAACGGAGAGCTATTTTTTATCAACGAAATGGACGAACAAGATGACAATGCATCAACGG CAGAAAAATCGTTCCGTTGTGAAAAGTGTGAAAAACCATTTCGCACAAAAATCGGACTTCAAGAGCACCTTCGCATTCATACGG GTGAATGTCCCTATTCTTGTCCACATTGCCCGAAAACGTTTAAGGATCGTACTGGGCTTCAAATGCACCTTCGAATCCATACAG ATGAACGTCCCTTTCCCTGTCCATATTGTTCGAAAGCGTCAAAGACTTCTGCAGCACTCCAAACgcacattcgaactcatactG GTGAACTTCCATtttcttgtccacattgtccgagGACCTTTAACCAAGGTTCGGCGCTCAGACTGCACATTCGAACTCATTCGG ATGAGCGTGCCTTTCCTTGTCCGCATTGTCCGAAAGCGTTTAAGATTGCTTCAACACTCCGACtgcacattcgaactcatacgg GTGAACTTCCATTTTCTTGTCCCTACTGTCCGAAGACGTTTAGGCAGcgttcggggctcaacgtgcaCATTCGAAATCATACCG GTGAACTTCCATTTTCTTGTCCCTACTGTCCGAAGACATTTAGACAGCGTCCGGGGCTCAAAGTGCACATTCGAAATCATACTG ATGAGCGGCCCTACccttgtccacattgtccgaaagCGTGTAAGACATCTTCAGCACTTCAAGAccacattcgaactcatacgg GTGAACTTCCATATTCCTGTCCCAACTGTCCGAAAATGTTTAAACAGGATTCGGCGTTGAAAAtgcacattcgaactcatacgg ATGAGCGTCCATACACatgtccacattgtccgaaagCGTTTAAGACTTCTTCAACACTCCAAGGacacattcgaactcatacgg ATGAACGTCCCTACTCTTGTCTGCATTGCTCGAAAGCGTTCAGGGCGGCTTCAGCGCTTCAAGTacacattcgaactcatactG gtgaacgtccctatCCTTGTCCACATTGTTCGAAAGCGTTTAGACAACCTTCGGCGCTTCAAAGGCACATTCGAAAGCATTCGG ATGAACGTTCCtattcttgtccacattgttcAAAAGTGTGTAAGAATAATAGGTCGCTCCAAAGGCACATTCTGTCACACACCAAGTAG
- the LOC129762409 gene encoding putative nuclease HARBI1 isoform X1, producing MTRNDFKEVHAMIATDLEDQGYGGHERISTEEKLAVFLRIVEFITLNDYNIWCQWCPTFLWLLLYRRRHTICFCIKMWLLFCRFVVSGNSYRSMGYSYRMGERTISNIITKVSSAIWRNMQPIYLPEPTLDIWNKKVVDFQNIWQMPNTVGAIDGIHVTIKKPINSGSSFFNYKQHHSIVLLAVVDANYKFVFIDVGSKGRFPDGNIFDNCILKRKMMNRQLHLPELKGLPGREDIVVPYVIVGDAAFPLMENLMRPFPQRRVVDNYRNKVFNCRLSRARQTVECAFGILSSRFRIFLRPFEMKGETVNKIVMASCVLHNYLRTKSNTRTMDEEYENLPNFQQLLPLPRLRGRVSKRAFEIRDQFTDYFNSVEGRVTWQNHSVQRGAY from the exons atgacTAGGAACGATTTTAAGGAAGTACATGCGATGATTGCTACAGATTTAGAAGATCAAGGATATGGTGGTCATGAACGAATTAGTACTGAAGAAAAATTGGCCGTTTTCTTAAG AATTGTCGAGTTCATTACCCTGAATGACTATAATATTTGGTGTCAATGGTGTCCCACCTTCCTGTGGCTGTTGTTGTATAGGAGAAGGCATACGATATGTTTCTGCATCAAAATGTGGCTGTTGTTCTGCAG aTTTGTCGTGAGCGGTAACTCATATCGGAGCATGGGTTATAGTTACAGAATGGGAGAAAGGACTATCTCAAATATTATAACCAAAGTATCTTCAGCTATTTGGAGAAACATGCAACCTATTTACTTGCCGGAACCTACACTGGATATATGGAATAAAAAGGTCgtcgattttcaaaatatatggcAAATGCCTAATACCGTGGGCGCTATCGATGGAATACACGTGACAATTAAGAAACCGATAAACAGTGGATCCTCATTTTTTAATTATAAGCAACATCATTCTATTGTGCTGTTGGCGGTAGTAGACGCAAATTACAAATTTGTATTTATTGATGTCGGTTCTAAAGGCAGATTTCCAGATGgaaatatttttgataattGCATATTAAAGAGAAAAATGATGAACAGACAGCTGCACCTTCCCGAGCTCAAGGGTCTACCTGGAAGAGAAGACATAGTTGTGCCTTATGTTATTGTTGGTGACGCTGCATTTCCTTTAATGGAAAACCTTATGAGACCTTTTCCTCAGAGACGAGTGGTAGACAATTATAGAAACAAAGTTTTTAATTGCAGACTCTCAAGAGCAAGACAAACAGTTGAATGTGCATTCGGCATATTGAGTTCCCGGTTTAgaatatttttacgtccatttgAAATGAAAGGAGAAACAGTCAACAAAATTGTTATGGCGAGTTGTGTCTTGCATAACTATTTACGCACAAAAAGTAATACTAGAACTATGGATGAGGAATATgaaaatttaccaaattttcaacaattactGCCTCTGCCGCGATTGAGAGGTCGCGTTTCGAAAAGGGCATTTGAAATAAGAGACCAATTTACGGATTATTTTAACTCCGTAGAAGGACGAGTGACTTGGCAAAACCACAGCGTGCAACGGGGCGCGTATTGA
- the LOC129762409 gene encoding putative nuclease HARBI1 isoform X2: protein MTRNDFKEVHAMIATDLEDQGYGGHERISTEEKLAVFLRFVVSGNSYRSMGYSYRMGERTISNIITKVSSAIWRNMQPIYLPEPTLDIWNKKVVDFQNIWQMPNTVGAIDGIHVTIKKPINSGSSFFNYKQHHSIVLLAVVDANYKFVFIDVGSKGRFPDGNIFDNCILKRKMMNRQLHLPELKGLPGREDIVVPYVIVGDAAFPLMENLMRPFPQRRVVDNYRNKVFNCRLSRARQTVECAFGILSSRFRIFLRPFEMKGETVNKIVMASCVLHNYLRTKSNTRTMDEEYENLPNFQQLLPLPRLRGRVSKRAFEIRDQFTDYFNSVEGRVTWQNHSVQRGAY, encoded by the exons atgacTAGGAACGATTTTAAGGAAGTACATGCGATGATTGCTACAGATTTAGAAGATCAAGGATATGGTGGTCATGAACGAATTAGTACTGAAGAAAAATTGGCCGTTTTCTTAAG aTTTGTCGTGAGCGGTAACTCATATCGGAGCATGGGTTATAGTTACAGAATGGGAGAAAGGACTATCTCAAATATTATAACCAAAGTATCTTCAGCTATTTGGAGAAACATGCAACCTATTTACTTGCCGGAACCTACACTGGATATATGGAATAAAAAGGTCgtcgattttcaaaatatatggcAAATGCCTAATACCGTGGGCGCTATCGATGGAATACACGTGACAATTAAGAAACCGATAAACAGTGGATCCTCATTTTTTAATTATAAGCAACATCATTCTATTGTGCTGTTGGCGGTAGTAGACGCAAATTACAAATTTGTATTTATTGATGTCGGTTCTAAAGGCAGATTTCCAGATGgaaatatttttgataattGCATATTAAAGAGAAAAATGATGAACAGACAGCTGCACCTTCCCGAGCTCAAGGGTCTACCTGGAAGAGAAGACATAGTTGTGCCTTATGTTATTGTTGGTGACGCTGCATTTCCTTTAATGGAAAACCTTATGAGACCTTTTCCTCAGAGACGAGTGGTAGACAATTATAGAAACAAAGTTTTTAATTGCAGACTCTCAAGAGCAAGACAAACAGTTGAATGTGCATTCGGCATATTGAGTTCCCGGTTTAgaatatttttacgtccatttgAAATGAAAGGAGAAACAGTCAACAAAATTGTTATGGCGAGTTGTGTCTTGCATAACTATTTACGCACAAAAAGTAATACTAGAACTATGGATGAGGAATATgaaaatttaccaaattttcaacaattactGCCTCTGCCGCGATTGAGAGGTCGCGTTTCGAAAAGGGCATTTGAAATAAGAGACCAATTTACGGATTATTTTAACTCCGTAGAAGGACGAGTGACTTGGCAAAACCACAGCGTGCAACGGGGCGCGTATTGA